One window of the Archangium primigenium genome contains the following:
- a CDS encoding DUF6321 domain-containing protein, with the protein MPSRSTAARKNPLNNPKGGLTAAGRAHFKKTEGANLKPGVQGKADTPEKMRRKGSFLRRHFAHPRGPMQDENGEPTRLALSAHAWGEPVPKDAAAAKRLAAKGTRLLERYQATKTSAGGAKKKASGTKSRARPAASARRARAPARKKAPARETAAKKTTRR; encoded by the coding sequence ATGCCGAGCCGATCCACCGCCGCGCGCAAGAACCCGCTCAATAATCCCAAGGGAGGACTGACCGCGGCGGGGCGCGCCCACTTCAAGAAGACGGAAGGGGCGAACCTCAAGCCCGGCGTCCAGGGCAAGGCGGACACGCCGGAGAAGATGCGGCGCAAGGGCAGCTTCCTGCGGCGCCACTTCGCCCACCCGCGCGGCCCCATGCAGGACGAGAACGGTGAGCCCACGCGGCTGGCGCTGTCGGCCCATGCCTGGGGCGAGCCCGTGCCCAAGGACGCCGCGGCCGCCAAGCGCCTGGCCGCCAAGGGCACCCGCCTGCTCGAGCGCTACCAGGCCACGAAGACGTCGGCCGGTGGCGCGAAGAAGAAGGCGAGCGGCACCAAGAGCCGGGCCCGTCCCGCCGCCTCCGCCCGCCGTGCCCGGGCGCCGGCGCGCAAGAAGGCCCCCGCCCGCGAGACCGCCGCGAAGAAGACGACGCGCCGCTAG
- a CDS encoding 6-phosphofructokinase, with the protein MKVAVLTGGGDCPGLNAVIRAVVRRASAHGFEMMGLRDGWRGLLDDNHFRLTRETTSGILHRGGTILGTSRVNPFKVENGLERVKRAIERHEIHAVIAIGGEGTLSAATRMSQEGVRIVGVPKTIDNDLNGTDFTFGFDTAVGIATEAIDRLHSTAESHKRVIVCEVMGRHVGWIATYAGLAGGADVILVPEVPADLERVAEHIKHRHSTGRSFSIVVVAEGTRIKLTHEGQEQLVTSGSLDEAGRPRLGGVGALVANEIERRTGYETRVSVLGHIQRGGAPTAHDRVLATRYGVHACDMVAQGEFGKMAALRGNDIVSVDLSEATRELKKVPEEFFKVAQVFFG; encoded by the coding sequence ATGAAAGTCGCCGTTCTCACGGGCGGGGGTGATTGCCCCGGCCTCAACGCGGTCATCCGCGCCGTTGTCCGTCGGGCGAGCGCCCACGGATTCGAGATGATGGGCCTTCGGGATGGTTGGCGGGGCCTCTTGGACGATAACCACTTCCGCCTGACGCGGGAGACCACCTCGGGCATCCTCCACCGGGGCGGCACCATCCTGGGCACCTCGCGCGTCAACCCCTTCAAGGTCGAGAACGGCCTGGAGCGCGTCAAGCGCGCCATCGAGCGGCATGAAATCCACGCCGTCATCGCCATCGGCGGCGAGGGCACGCTGTCGGCCGCCACGCGCATGTCCCAGGAGGGCGTGCGCATCGTGGGCGTGCCCAAGACGATCGACAACGACCTGAACGGCACGGACTTCACCTTCGGCTTCGACACCGCGGTGGGCATCGCCACCGAGGCGATCGACCGGCTGCACTCCACCGCCGAGTCGCACAAGCGCGTCATCGTGTGCGAGGTGATGGGCCGGCACGTGGGGTGGATCGCCACCTACGCGGGCCTGGCCGGCGGCGCGGACGTCATCCTCGTGCCGGAAGTGCCCGCGGACCTGGAGCGCGTGGCCGAGCACATCAAGCACCGCCACTCCACCGGCCGCTCCTTCTCCATCGTGGTGGTGGCCGAGGGCACGCGCATCAAGCTCACCCACGAGGGCCAGGAGCAGCTCGTCACCTCGGGCTCGCTGGACGAGGCGGGCCGGCCGCGGCTCGGCGGCGTGGGCGCCCTGGTGGCCAACGAGATCGAGCGGCGCACGGGCTACGAGACGCGCGTGTCGGTGCTCGGGCACATCCAGCGCGGCGGCGCGCCCACGGCGCACGACCGCGTGCTGGCCACGCGCTACGGCGTGCACGCCTGCGACATGGTCGCCCAGGGCGAGTTCGGCAAGATGGCGGCCCTGAGGGGCAACGACATCGTCAGCGTGGACCTGTCCGAGGCCACGCGCGAGCTCAAGAAGGTGCCCGAGGAGTTCTTCAAGGTCGCCCAGGTCTTCTTCGGCTAG